The sequence GCAGCAGCCTTGGCAGCAGCAGAAGTGCGTCCAGATTTAATGACAATGATCGGTTTGGTGAGGGCAACTTCTCGCGCTGCGGACAAAAACGATCGCGCATCGCCAATGGACTCCATATAAATGACAATACTGTCAGTATGAGGATCATCTCCCAGATAATCAATCAAGTCTCCCCAATTGACATCTAACATTGAACCAATGGAGACAAAGGCACTAAAGCCGACATTTTCCCGAAAACTCCAATCTAAAATTGAAGTACATAACGCCCCACTTTGGCTAATAAAGCCGACATTACCAGGGAGAGCCATGGCACTGCCAAAGGTGGCATTCAGACCATGATGGGGGTTCATCACGCCCAAACAATTCGGTCCAATAATCCGTAAGTGATGGGCTTGGGCTTCTGCTTTAATTTCTTGTTCTAAAGCAATGCCTTCTTCCCCAATTTCCTTAAAACCAGCGGAGATAATAATTGCTCCTTTAACGCCCTTGCGGGTGCAATCTTTAACAACACGAGACACAGTGGGGGCGGGAGTTGCAATCAGGGCAAGATCAACCGCATCAGGAATACTTTCTAAATTGGGATAGGCTTTAATTCCTAAAACACTATCTCGTTTGGGATTCACCGGATAAACGGTACCGCCAAAAGGATTACTAATTAAATTCCAGAGTAGCGTGCGTCCCACACTTCCCTGTTTTTCACTAGCACCAATGACAGCAACCGTTTGTGGGTTAAAAATTGCATCTAAAGGTTGACGCATCCCCAAGAAATCATGGGCAGGATCATGGGTTCGATTTTGGGCTTGAATCATAGCTTTCAACGTTTCATCTGACGTTACCTCCACTGTAATCTGCAAGCCCCTGTGCTAAACGGAAAAAACGCTTAAGATATTCAGGCTTAACGTCCCATTCCCACGTAATGAAAACCAATCTCTTGTAAGCCTTCTCGATCTAAGAAATTACGTCCATCAATGATCACTGGTGTATTCATTAATCCTGCCATTTTTTCATAATCAAGGGATAAGAATTGTTGCCAATCCGTTACTAAAACTAACGCATCGCAATGATCAGCAAGGCGTTCTGCGTCTGTCTCAACGATTACATTTGATAAACCATCGCGAATTCCAGACTGAGAAACAATCGGATCATAAGCCTTCACTTTCGCCCCCAAACGGGTTAATTCGGCAATAATATTTAAGGCTGGTGCGTCCCGCATATCGTCGGTATTGGGCTTAAAAGTGAGTCCAAGTAAACCAATCACTTTTCCCTTCAGGATTTTGAGTTCTTTTTGCAGTTTTTCCACCACTAAAAGACGTTGGCGTTTGTTAACACTAACCGCAGATTTTAAGAGTTCAGCTTCATAGTTATAATCATCCGCCGTGTGGATTAAGGCGGAAACATCTTTCGGAAAACAAGATCCGCCCCAACCAATTCCCGCTTGTAAGAACTTGTGTCCAATGCGAGAATCTAGACCAATGCCTTTGGCAACTTGTGTCACATCCGCCCCAACGCGATCGCAGATGTTCGCCACTTCATTGACAAAACTAATCTTGGTAGCGAGGAAAGCATTTGCTGCATATTTAATCATCTCCGCAGAACTGAGATCTGTAACGACCACATCCACGGGCGAAAGAGATTGATCTTCAGCAAAATCTCGTTTCACAATCGGCTGATATAACTCCTGCATCAGTTTCAGGGCTTTATCACTATTTCCCCCCAAAACAATGCGATCTGGGTTAAACGTATCATAAACCGCAGAGCCTTCTCGTAAAAACTCGGGATTACTCACCACATCAAACTCTGCTTCTCGCGCCGACTTCAGATCGCCATTGCTTCCCAACTCTTGCAGACGTTCACTGACTCCATCAAGAACAATCATCCGCACCCAGTCACCCGAACCAATGGGAACTGTGGATTTATTGACAATGACTTTGTAATTCCCATCCAGATGAAACCCAATTCCTTTCGCCACTGCTTCCACATAGCGCGTATCACTTTCACCATTAGGGAGGGCTGGTGTTCCCACAGCAATAAAGAGAATTTCACCATGTTGAACCCCTTTTCCTAAATCTGTAGTGAACTCTAAGCGACCTGCTTCAGTAGAAGCCTGCATTAGTTCGGACAGTTGCGGTTCATAAATTGGCGGTTGTCCGCCTTGCATTAATTTGACTTTTTCCGCGTTGTTATCAACACAAATCACATCATGACCTGCATAAGATAAACAAACGCCTGTCACTAAGCCAACATATCCCGTTCCAATCACACAAACACGCATAAGTAAAAACCCTTATTTTAGTTTTAGATTACCCTAATTCTTCCAATTTGATGCCAGTCGTTCGGTTATTTCTGAGTAACAGAATGGAAAGAATACCGATCGCGAAAATCCTCAATCAAGAATTCTAACCCAGTTTGAAGCGGAACACGCGGTTCCCAGCCTAAAATTTCTTTGGCTTTGGTAATGTCAGGTTGGCGCTTTCTTGGATCATCTTCTGGTAAGGGTTTATACGCAATTTCGAGTTCAGGATTAATCATATTCTGAATCATCTGCGCCAATTCGAGAATCGTATATTCTCCAGGGTTTCCTAAATTCACCGGTCCAATATAATCGCCATTCATCAAGCGAATCAACCCATCCACGAGATCAGAAACATAGCAGAAACTCCGAGTTTGCGATCCATCGCCATAAACGGTAATCGGTTCATTCCGCAAAGATTGCGCGACAAAATTACTCACCACCCGACCATCATTTTCTAACATCCGAGGTCCATAGGTGTTAAAAATGCGGGCGACGCGAATATCAACACCATTATCACGGTGATAGTCAAACGCAAGGGTTTCCGCAATACGCTTTCCTTCATCGTAGCAATTCCCACACAGAGCCACTTTCCCGTTCCGACGAACAAAAATCACATGGTTGGTAACATTCACACAATAAACATTTCCAGAATAGGGAATTTTTTCAGGAGGCGTGAGTGCTGCTTCAATGGGATTACGAATGTTAACACAGTAGAGATCGCGATTATACTTAGCATGAGAAGAGATATTAGCAGCAAAACCACACCTTAACGCTAATTCTTGAACATCATCTGCAAGTTGTTTCGATTTAGTGTAATAGCA comes from Halothece sp. PCC 7418 and encodes:
- a CDS encoding UDP-glucose/GDP-mannose dehydrogenase family protein translates to MRVCVIGTGYVGLVTGVCLSYAGHDVICVDNNAEKVKLMQGGQPPIYEPQLSELMQASTEAGRLEFTTDLGKGVQHGEILFIAVGTPALPNGESDTRYVEAVAKGIGFHLDGNYKVIVNKSTVPIGSGDWVRMIVLDGVSERLQELGSNGDLKSAREAEFDVVSNPEFLREGSAVYDTFNPDRIVLGGNSDKALKLMQELYQPIVKRDFAEDQSLSPVDVVVTDLSSAEMIKYAANAFLATKISFVNEVANICDRVGADVTQVAKGIGLDSRIGHKFLQAGIGWGGSCFPKDVSALIHTADDYNYEAELLKSAVSVNKRQRLLVVEKLQKELKILKGKVIGLLGLTFKPNTDDMRDAPALNIIAELTRLGAKVKAYDPIVSQSGIRDGLSNVIVETDAERLADHCDALVLVTDWQQFLSLDYEKMAGLMNTPVIIDGRNFLDREGLQEIGFHYVGMGR